A genomic segment from Nocardiopsis sp. Huas11 encodes:
- a CDS encoding DUF3291 domain-containing protein, translating into MSTPTPGSAAPSPSEPSSPAASGAEAAHHLAQINLGLLKAELDDPSMKGFTDQLEPINALADHAPGFVWRLIEEGEADATALRPFGPSTIVNFSVWRDVEALWDFTYRSEHLDLLRRRRTWFERMDGVLLALWWIPAGTIPTVEEAGRKLDLLREIGPSPEAFTLRTPFPPPTSHHQHA; encoded by the coding sequence ATGAGCACACCCACCCCTGGCTCCGCCGCCCCCTCCCCCTCCGAGCCCTCCTCCCCCGCGGCCTCCGGCGCCGAGGCGGCCCACCACCTCGCGCAGATCAACCTCGGGCTGCTCAAGGCCGAGCTCGACGACCCCTCCATGAAGGGCTTCACCGACCAGTTGGAGCCGATCAACGCCCTCGCCGACCACGCCCCCGGCTTCGTCTGGCGACTGATCGAGGAGGGCGAGGCCGACGCCACCGCGCTCCGGCCGTTCGGCCCGAGCACCATCGTCAACTTCTCGGTCTGGCGGGACGTGGAGGCGCTGTGGGACTTCACGTACCGGAGCGAGCACCTCGACCTGCTCCGCCGGCGGCGCACGTGGTTCGAGCGCATGGACGGGGTCCTGTTGGCGCTGTGGTGGATTCCCGCCGGTACGATCCCCACTGTCGAGGAGGCCGGAAGGAAGCTCGACCTGTTGCGTGAGATCGGCCCCTCCCCCGAGGCCTTCACCCTTCGCACCCCCTTCCCGCCCCCGACGAGCCATCACCAGCACGCATAG
- a CDS encoding superoxide dismutase family protein translates to MRTTTLTVGLALTTILATGCSQADSTDEDVKAPSEQSVQPTTSPAVTASIFMEWDEGAGAVTYDETAVPVGATADVQVRVEAEETGVQFTGTGLEGDRDFGAHVHTQPCGEDPSDAGPHYQDEPDPAATEDEPSADPAYANPENEVWLDFTTDADGNAVATATVDWTFREGEARSLVLHDHHTSTEHGEAGTAGDRLACVTVEF, encoded by the coding sequence ATGCGCACCACCACGCTCACCGTCGGCTTGGCCCTCACCACGATCCTCGCGACGGGATGCTCGCAGGCGGACAGCACCGACGAGGACGTCAAGGCCCCCTCCGAGCAGTCCGTCCAGCCGACCACCTCGCCCGCGGTGACGGCGTCCATCTTCATGGAGTGGGACGAAGGAGCGGGCGCCGTCACCTACGACGAGACCGCCGTGCCGGTGGGCGCCACAGCCGACGTCCAGGTGCGGGTGGAGGCCGAGGAGACCGGCGTCCAGTTCACCGGCACCGGTCTGGAGGGCGACCGCGACTTCGGCGCCCACGTGCACACCCAGCCGTGCGGTGAGGACCCCTCCGACGCCGGCCCGCACTACCAGGACGAGCCCGACCCGGCCGCGACCGAGGACGAGCCGTCGGCGGACCCCGCCTACGCCAACCCCGAGAACGAGGTGTGGTTGGACTTCACCACCGACGCCGACGGCAACGCCGTCGCCACGGCCACGGTCGACTGGACCTTCCGCGAGGGCGAGGCCCGCTCGCTCGTCCTCCACGACCACCACACCAGCACCGAACACGGCGAGGCGGGCACGGCCGGCGACCGCCTGGCGTGCGTCACCGTCGAGTTCTGA
- a CDS encoding membrane protein insertase YidC: MYSFGPIAAAMSLLSTLLSGLAAWLTPFTAGLSFGLAVVLLTVAVRLVLVPLGVAQVRAEKARARIAPRLAELTAQHRKDPKRLVAEQRKAYEEAGTSPAAGCMPGLLQMPVVIALYGVFIGAGGVDEPLLTHTFAGVELGATMLGGADGLLVAPVFAVLVGLIALVAWANRRYLMLPMMRAGAAAAEGRPPVPHVLTYLQFGTVVVALFVPLAAVLYLLTSTSWALGERLVLRRILPD; encoded by the coding sequence TTGTACAGCTTCGGGCCGATCGCGGCCGCCATGTCCCTGCTCTCCACCCTCCTGTCGGGCCTCGCCGCCTGGCTCACACCGTTCACCGCAGGCCTGTCGTTCGGCCTCGCGGTGGTGCTCCTGACCGTCGCCGTCCGCCTGGTGCTCGTCCCGCTGGGGGTGGCCCAGGTGCGCGCCGAGAAGGCGCGGGCGCGGATCGCCCCCCGGCTGGCGGAGCTCACCGCCCAGCACCGGAAGGACCCGAAGCGGCTGGTCGCCGAACAGCGCAAGGCCTATGAGGAGGCGGGCACCTCGCCGGCGGCCGGGTGCATGCCAGGGCTACTGCAGATGCCCGTGGTCATCGCCCTGTACGGGGTGTTCATCGGGGCCGGGGGAGTCGACGAGCCGCTGCTCACGCACACCTTCGCCGGTGTCGAGCTGGGCGCCACGATGCTGGGCGGCGCGGACGGGCTCCTGGTGGCACCGGTGTTCGCGGTGCTCGTGGGGCTGATCGCGCTGGTGGCGTGGGCCAACCGCCGCTACCTGATGCTGCCGATGATGCGCGCCGGCGCGGCGGCCGCCGAGGGACGGCCGCCGGTCCCGCACGTGCTGACCTATCTGCAGTTCGGCACGGTGGTGGTGGCCCTCTTCGTGCCGCTGGCCGCGGTCCTGTACCTGCTGACCTCGACGTCCTGGGCCCTGGGCGAGCGGCTGGTCCTGCGCCGGATCCTGCCCGACTGA
- a CDS encoding DUF6412 domain-containing protein, producing the protein MTLLLAFAEFLLLGALPTELVATPSSLGLLALAIGAALAWTVLFGARAVPTGDTATGTAHAMRRRSRRLPVITLCDPDAAGRPRPRAPGAAQAVYF; encoded by the coding sequence GTGACGCTGTTGCTCGCGTTCGCCGAGTTCCTCCTCCTGGGCGCCCTCCCGACGGAACTGGTGGCCACGCCCTCGTCCCTCGGTCTGCTGGCGCTCGCCATCGGCGCGGCCCTGGCCTGGACGGTGCTCTTCGGCGCCCGTGCGGTGCCCACCGGCGACACCGCGACCGGGACGGCGCACGCGATGCGCCGCAGGTCCCGGCGGCTGCCCGTCATCACCCTGTGCGATCCCGACGCGGCGGGCCGACCACGCCCCCGCGCACCCGGCGCGGCCCAGGCCGTGTACTTCTGA
- a CDS encoding amidohydrolase family protein has protein sequence MQSETVLTGGRVVDGTGGPARQADLVLRDGRVSHITPPGGACGTGETVDVGGLVVAPGFIDMHAHSDLAILADPAHEAKTLQGVTLEVLGQDGLGYAPVTDGTVDEIRTQIAAWNGTPDLDHSWRGVGEYLDRIDEGAAVNAACLVPHGNVRMAVVGGQDRPPTEAESARMRAMVAQGMAEGALGLSTGLTYTPGMYATDDEIVDLLGPVRAGGGYYCPHHRNYGSRVVESYQECLDVARRAHVPLHLAHCHVNFPINRGRAPEVLDAIDEATVRYGLDVTLDSYPYQASATYLGAPLPSWAQAGGTAATLERLRDGPTRARVLHEVEVEGTDGNHGVPMDWSAIVVTGVADPALSWAVGSSIADLAKSRGQEPGHVYADLLVADELRSGCLLQVGNEENIRTIMRHSSHTAGSDGILVGDRPHPRGWGTFPRYLGHYVRELGVLSLEECVRHLTSRPARRLGLTDRGVVHLGAIADLVVFDPDTVAAGATYDEPRRAPVGIEHVLVSGEFTVRDGRRTDRLPGRSIRSGNPARLARSDRSARAVRRTDG, from the coding sequence GTGCAGTCCGAGACCGTACTCACCGGCGGCCGCGTGGTGGACGGCACCGGTGGCCCCGCCCGCCAGGCCGACCTCGTCCTACGGGACGGCCGCGTCAGCCACATCACTCCGCCCGGCGGCGCCTGCGGCACCGGCGAGACCGTCGACGTCGGGGGACTGGTCGTGGCTCCCGGTTTCATCGACATGCACGCCCACTCCGACCTCGCGATCCTCGCCGACCCCGCGCACGAGGCCAAGACCCTGCAGGGCGTCACGCTGGAGGTCCTCGGCCAGGACGGCCTGGGCTACGCGCCGGTCACCGACGGCACGGTGGACGAGATCCGCACCCAGATCGCGGCCTGGAACGGCACCCCCGACCTCGACCACTCCTGGCGCGGCGTCGGGGAGTACCTCGACCGGATCGACGAGGGCGCCGCCGTCAACGCCGCCTGCCTCGTCCCCCACGGCAACGTGCGCATGGCGGTGGTGGGCGGCCAGGACCGGCCGCCCACGGAGGCCGAGTCCGCCCGCATGCGCGCGATGGTCGCCCAGGGCATGGCCGAGGGCGCGCTCGGGCTGTCCACGGGGCTGACCTACACGCCCGGGATGTACGCGACCGACGACGAGATCGTCGACCTCCTGGGGCCGGTGCGCGCCGGGGGCGGCTACTACTGCCCCCACCACCGCAACTACGGCTCCCGCGTCGTGGAGTCCTACCAGGAGTGCCTGGACGTCGCGCGCCGCGCCCACGTCCCCCTCCACCTGGCGCACTGCCACGTCAACTTTCCCATCAACCGCGGACGCGCGCCCGAGGTGCTCGACGCCATCGACGAGGCCACGGTCCGCTACGGGCTCGACGTCACGCTGGACAGCTATCCCTACCAGGCCAGCGCCACCTACCTGGGCGCGCCGCTGCCCAGTTGGGCCCAGGCGGGCGGCACCGCCGCCACCCTGGAACGGCTGCGGGACGGTCCCACGCGAGCGCGGGTGCTGCACGAGGTCGAGGTCGAGGGGACCGACGGCAACCACGGCGTGCCGATGGACTGGTCCGCGATCGTGGTCACCGGGGTGGCCGATCCGGCGCTGTCCTGGGCGGTGGGGTCCTCCATCGCCGACCTCGCGAAGAGCCGGGGGCAGGAGCCCGGCCACGTCTACGCCGACCTGCTCGTCGCGGACGAGCTGCGCTCGGGGTGCCTGCTCCAGGTCGGCAACGAGGAGAACATCCGCACCATCATGCGGCACAGCTCCCACACGGCGGGCAGCGACGGCATCCTCGTCGGCGACCGGCCGCATCCGCGCGGGTGGGGGACCTTCCCCCGCTACCTCGGGCACTACGTGCGCGAGTTGGGCGTCCTGTCCCTGGAGGAGTGCGTCCGGCACCTCACCTCCCGGCCGGCGCGCCGCCTGGGACTGACCGACCGGGGGGTCGTCCACCTCGGCGCGATCGCCGATCTGGTGGTCTTCGACCCCGACACGGTCGCCGCCGGGGCGACCTACGACGAGCCGCGCCGCGCCCCGGTGGGCATCGAGCACGTCCTGGTGTCGGGTGAGTTCACGGTCCGGGACGGCCGGCGGACGGACCGCCTTCCAGGGCGCTCGATCCGGTCGGGGAACCCGGCCCGCCTGGCGCGCTCGGACCGGTCGGCCCGAGCGGTGCGCCGCACCGACGGCTGA
- a CDS encoding cyclopropane-fatty-acyl-phospholipid synthase family protein, with protein sequence MSGGDAVADRITWQQADLTRWTPPAASFDLVSAQFMHLRPEPMARLFGALADAVAPGGHLLVVGHHPSDVDDHVPRPSDREMFYTAEDLVALLPDSGWSVVVGDARLNSQTIEGKVYEVRDTVLRVRRDPS encoded by the coding sequence GTGAGCGGGGGGGACGCGGTCGCCGACCGGATCACCTGGCAGCAGGCCGACCTGACCCGGTGGACGCCGCCCGCGGCCTCCTTCGACCTCGTGTCCGCCCAGTTCATGCACCTGCGCCCGGAGCCCATGGCCCGGCTGTTCGGCGCGCTCGCCGACGCGGTGGCGCCCGGCGGCCACCTGCTGGTCGTGGGCCACCACCCGTCCGATGTGGACGACCACGTACCGAGGCCCTCGGACCGGGAGATGTTCTACACCGCCGAGGACCTCGTCGCCCTGCTGCCGGACTCGGGCTGGTCCGTGGTCGTCGGCGACGCCCGCCTGAACTCCCAGACCATCGAGGGCAAGGTCTACGAGGTGCGCGACACGGTGCTGCGCGTGCGCCGCGACCCGTCCTGA
- a CDS encoding TetR/AcrR family transcriptional regulator: MDRPERTGGDAVPTRGRAVTRARILASAKELFTEEGYGAVSSRKIASHAGVNVALINRYFGAKSGLLAEILREDGVFPGLIDGDPATLSRRLAEHAVSRLYGEGTPLQRALDDSAGDPDLQAVYQGRLKTAMLDPLTAYLGREDASVHASLVAAVLLGLTRVRLIEGGTALRAHERAQLTDRIEAMLDLCLSEFDDPDED, translated from the coding sequence ATGGACCGTCCGGAGCGAACCGGAGGCGACGCGGTGCCCACACGCGGCCGTGCTGTGACGCGCGCCCGCATTCTGGCCAGCGCGAAGGAGCTGTTCACCGAAGAGGGCTACGGTGCGGTCTCCTCGCGCAAGATCGCCTCGCACGCGGGGGTGAACGTCGCGCTCATCAATCGCTACTTCGGCGCCAAGAGCGGACTGTTGGCCGAGATCCTGCGTGAGGACGGCGTCTTCCCCGGCCTGATCGACGGGGACCCCGCCACCCTCAGCCGCCGCCTGGCCGAGCACGCCGTCAGCCGCCTGTACGGCGAGGGCACCCCGCTGCAGCGGGCGCTGGACGACTCCGCGGGGGACCCCGACCTGCAGGCCGTCTACCAGGGCCGCCTCAAGACCGCCATGCTCGACCCCCTGACCGCCTACCTGGGCCGGGAGGACGCCTCCGTCCACGCCTCCCTGGTGGCGGCGGTCCTGCTGGGCCTGACCAGGGTCCGCCTCATCGAGGGCGGGACGGCCCTGCGCGCTCACGAGCGCGCCCAGCTCACCGACCGGATCGAGGCCATGCTCGACCTGTGCCTGTCCGAGTTCGACGACCCCGACGAGGACTGA
- a CDS encoding MDR family MFS transporter: MEQSTQRTERSEGPFADIPPPDTARSRDRALPLPDGPAAAATPEPAAPSRRTVRRIMVGLVLAMLTSMLTNSIIGTALPTIMGELGGQDRLAWVATATLLTMTASTPVWGKLSDIWGRKLLFQIALVVFIVASLAAGFAQDVNTLIAARALQGLGVGGLATLPMIILGDVVSPRERGRYGGLIGMVFGVSTVLGPLVGGFLVDSPLGWRWCFLITVPLAVVAFVVIQIMLNVPFVPRRGVPVDWLGAGLIFSAASAMIVLLSLGGTQFDWNSVPSYALGAGTVALTLAAVAVERRAAEPIIPTRLFRDRTFVLSSIGSVAVGVMMFGLIIYMPQYLQMVHGMSPTVSGMMTLPLVGSFLVTSIGSGFAVSGSGRWRIYPVAGMLLCVAGFAMLSLAHLDSGLTAVVAGQALVGLGFGLCMQILLLATQSALPTADLASGTASITFFRNLGGATGVAAFGAVMVTRLNSELAAAAEAARARVAAGDADGSGGDAQAQALSAGLAEAAESATGSPELVHSLPGPVRDVIVGAFDHAMQGVFVTGIPVAVLGLIAVAFMKGTPLRGGKATEPEPEADADAVSEPAREREPAPGAEPAPDAQR, translated from the coding sequence GTGGAGCAGTCGACTCAACGGACGGAACGATCCGAAGGGCCCTTCGCGGACATCCCGCCCCCGGACACGGCGCGTAGCCGGGACCGGGCCCTGCCGCTTCCGGACGGCCCCGCGGCCGCCGCGACCCCCGAGCCCGCCGCGCCCTCGCGGCGCACCGTCCGCCGGATCATGGTCGGCCTGGTGCTGGCCATGCTCACCTCGATGCTGACCAACTCGATCATCGGCACCGCCCTGCCGACGATCATGGGCGAACTGGGCGGCCAGGACCGCCTCGCCTGGGTCGCCACCGCGACGCTGCTGACGATGACCGCCTCGACACCGGTGTGGGGCAAGCTCTCCGACATCTGGGGGCGCAAACTCCTCTTCCAGATCGCCCTCGTCGTGTTCATCGTCGCCTCGCTCGCCGCGGGCTTCGCGCAGGACGTCAACACGCTCATCGCCGCGCGCGCCCTCCAGGGACTCGGCGTGGGCGGTCTGGCCACGCTGCCGATGATCATCCTCGGCGACGTCGTCTCCCCCCGTGAGCGCGGCCGCTACGGCGGACTCATCGGCATGGTCTTCGGAGTGTCCACGGTCCTGGGACCGCTGGTCGGCGGCTTCCTCGTGGACAGCCCGCTCGGCTGGCGCTGGTGCTTCCTCATCACGGTGCCGCTGGCCGTCGTGGCCTTCGTCGTCATCCAGATCATGCTCAACGTGCCCTTCGTGCCCCGCCGGGGCGTGCCCGTCGACTGGCTCGGCGCCGGACTGATCTTCAGCGCGGCCAGCGCGATGATCGTGCTGCTGAGCCTGGGCGGCACGCAGTTCGACTGGAACTCGGTGCCGTCCTACGCCCTGGGCGCGGGCACGGTCGCGCTGACCCTGGCGGCCGTCGCCGTGGAGCGGCGGGCCGCGGAGCCGATCATCCCCACCCGCCTGTTCCGCGACCGCACGTTCGTGCTCTCCTCGATCGGGTCGGTCGCCGTGGGCGTGATGATGTTCGGCCTCATCATCTACATGCCGCAGTACCTGCAGATGGTCCACGGCATGAGCCCCACGGTCTCCGGCATGATGACGCTGCCGCTCGTGGGGTCGTTCCTGGTCACCTCGATCGGCTCCGGGTTCGCGGTGAGCGGCTCCGGCCGGTGGCGGATCTACCCGGTGGCGGGCATGCTCCTGTGCGTCGCGGGCTTCGCGATGTTGAGCCTGGCCCACCTGGACTCCGGGCTGACGGCGGTCGTCGCGGGGCAGGCGCTCGTGGGGCTCGGCTTCGGCCTGTGCATGCAGATCCTGCTGCTGGCCACGCAGAGCGCGCTGCCCACCGCGGACCTGGCCTCGGGCACGGCCTCGATCACATTCTTCCGCAACCTCGGCGGCGCCACCGGTGTCGCCGCGTTCGGCGCGGTGATGGTGACCCGCCTCAACAGCGAACTGGCGGCCGCGGCCGAGGCCGCCCGGGCACGGGTGGCGGCCGGCGACGCCGACGGGAGCGGAGGCGACGCGCAGGCGCAGGCGCTCTCGGCCGGACTGGCCGAGGCCGCGGAGTCGGCCACCGGGTCGCCGGAGCTGGTGCACTCGCTGCCGGGCCCGGTCCGCGACGTCATCGTGGGCGCCTTCGACCATGCCATGCAGGGCGTGTTCGTCACCGGGATCCCGGTCGCGGTGCTCGGCCTGATCGCCGTCGCGTTCATGAAGGGCACGCCGCTGCGCGGCGGAAAGGCCACGGAACCGGAGCCGGAAGCGGATGCGGATGCGGTCTCGGAACCGGCCCGGGAACGTGAACCGGCCCCGGGAGCGGAACCGGCCCCCGACGCTCAGAGGTAG
- a CDS encoding GNAT family N-acetyltransferase: MIIRAAIRSDLGAILRLLRELGDADHSQSAHVRMSSAAVRAWTRMENDPDRTILVAEQRGQIIGTLDLLVVANLTHDAQPWAVVDNLVVDPLTRGRGIGRALMDDAVDRAARAGCYKVELLSHESRHGAHRFYAALGFENSAEGFRRYL, translated from the coding sequence ATGATTATCCGCGCGGCCATTCGGTCGGACCTCGGCGCGATCCTGCGGCTCCTCCGTGAGCTCGGCGACGCCGACCACTCGCAGAGCGCGCACGTCCGCATGTCCTCCGCGGCCGTGCGCGCTTGGACGCGTATGGAGAACGACCCCGACCGCACGATCCTGGTCGCCGAGCAGCGCGGGCAGATCATCGGGACCCTGGACCTGCTGGTGGTGGCCAACCTGACCCACGACGCCCAGCCCTGGGCCGTGGTGGACAACCTGGTGGTCGACCCCCTGACCCGGGGCCGGGGCATCGGCCGCGCCCTCATGGACGACGCGGTCGACCGCGCGGCGCGCGCCGGCTGCTACAAGGTCGAACTGCTCTCCCACGAGAGCCGCCACGGTGCGCACCGCTTCTACGCCGCCCTGGGCTTCGAGAACTCGGCCGAGGGCTTCCGCCGCTACCTCTGA
- a CDS encoding cell division protein DivIVA yields MLPGGGLQQDRFPTVRKGGYDKAHVDDYYVRMDNQFKDMRERLQRMDDEREQYKRDLAIAQEKAQVKPEHEQISERMAEILRITEEEAQERRSKVAAEVKEKEQKAQEEIAKLRKDAEQHAERIVSSAREEANQMVASAKKETDQLREQAKAEGDRRLSEAEARAKKIHDTADRRLATLTATHAEALRRLKDMHSTLADLVSAEDKAGALETGLSREEAGAEAPAATSGPTPAPAGPGRPGGAKPAEPAKPGDSAKPAAKAEPAPKEEATTKLTPVQQEPDEATVRIKPVARPEQPAQEPSKPDAPRGGDAKAGPPQGGRVAGPAPDRQPSGPQHPHSPQQGQQGQQGPQGQQGPQGQQGGRPGRPASGSGEDGGDPGITGVYRRPEGEREQSAQPPTSDEGVRVIRKP; encoded by the coding sequence ATGTTGCCGGGCGGCGGACTGCAGCAAGACAGGTTCCCGACAGTGCGCAAGGGCGGCTACGACAAGGCGCACGTCGACGACTACTACGTCCGTATGGACAACCAGTTCAAGGACATGCGCGAGCGCCTGCAGCGCATGGACGACGAGCGGGAGCAGTACAAGCGCGATCTGGCGATCGCTCAGGAGAAGGCCCAGGTCAAGCCTGAGCACGAGCAGATCAGCGAGCGCATGGCGGAGATCCTCCGGATCACCGAGGAGGAGGCCCAGGAGCGTCGCTCCAAGGTCGCCGCCGAGGTCAAGGAGAAGGAGCAGAAGGCGCAGGAGGAGATCGCCAAACTCCGCAAGGACGCCGAGCAGCACGCCGAGCGGATCGTGTCCTCCGCGCGCGAGGAGGCCAACCAGATGGTCGCCAGCGCCAAGAAGGAGACCGACCAGCTGCGCGAGCAGGCCAAGGCCGAGGGCGACCGCCGACTGAGCGAGGCCGAGGCGCGGGCCAAGAAGATCCACGACACGGCCGACCGCAGGCTCGCCACGCTGACGGCGACGCACGCCGAGGCCCTGCGCCGCCTCAAGGACATGCACTCCACGCTGGCGGACCTGGTCTCGGCGGAGGACAAGGCCGGCGCGCTGGAGACCGGGCTCTCCCGTGAGGAGGCGGGAGCCGAGGCTCCGGCCGCGACCTCCGGTCCCACGCCCGCGCCGGCGGGTCCCGGCAGGCCCGGGGGCGCCAAGCCCGCCGAGCCCGCGAAGCCGGGCGACTCGGCCAAGCCGGCCGCCAAGGCCGAGCCCGCGCCGAAGGAGGAGGCCACCACCAAGCTGACTCCGGTGCAGCAGGAGCCGGACGAGGCGACCGTGCGCATCAAGCCGGTGGCCAGGCCCGAGCAGCCCGCGCAGGAGCCGTCGAAGCCGGACGCGCCCCGGGGCGGCGACGCCAAGGCCGGACCGCCGCAGGGAGGCCGCGTCGCGGGTCCCGCGCCGGACCGGCAGCCGTCGGGCCCGCAGCACCCGCACTCGCCCCAGCAGGGGCAGCAGGGCCAGCAGGGACCCCAGGGCCAGCAGGGACCCCAGGGCCAGCAGGGCGGACGGCCGGGCCGGCCGGCGTCCGGCAGTGGTGAGGACGGCGGTGACCCGGGCATCACCGGTGTCTACCGGCGCCCGGAGGGCGAGCGCGAGCAGTCCGCTCAGCCGCCCACGAGCGACGAGGGCGTGCGGGTCATCCGCAAGCCGTAG
- a CDS encoding gamma carbonic anhydrase family protein, producing the protein MNDHESDTSADDSRRNGPWGPRIGEAPFGRPEIHPTAWIAPGAVVVGRVRLGAQSSVWYGSVLRADTEDIIVGEKVNIQDQCGMHADPGQPAILHDHVSLGHKAMVHGAVVEEGALIGIGAIVLGGARVGKGALVAAGSLVPPGKTVPPGTLWAGMPGKVIRDLGDDDRLVLEHTPTHYADLAGRHQDVVWR; encoded by the coding sequence ATGAACGACCACGAATCGGATACCTCGGCGGACGATTCACGCCGAAACGGGCCGTGGGGGCCGCGGATCGGCGAAGCGCCGTTCGGGCGGCCGGAGATTCATCCCACCGCCTGGATCGCACCCGGCGCCGTCGTGGTCGGCCGCGTGCGGCTGGGCGCGCAGAGCAGTGTCTGGTACGGGTCGGTGCTGCGCGCCGACACCGAGGACATCATCGTCGGCGAGAAGGTCAACATCCAGGACCAGTGCGGCATGCACGCCGACCCGGGGCAGCCCGCGATCCTGCACGACCACGTGAGCCTGGGCCACAAGGCCATGGTGCACGGCGCGGTCGTGGAGGAGGGCGCCCTCATCGGCATCGGCGCGATCGTCCTGGGCGGCGCGCGGGTCGGCAAGGGCGCGCTGGTCGCGGCGGGATCGCTGGTGCCTCCGGGCAAGACCGTCCCCCCGGGCACCCTGTGGGCCGGTATGCCCGGCAAGGTGATCCGGGACCTGGGCGACGACGACCGCCTGGTCCTGGAGCACACGCCGACCCATTACGCCGACCTGGCCGGACGGCACCAGGACGTCGTCTGGCGTTGA